A genome region from Arachis duranensis cultivar V14167 chromosome 8, aradu.V14167.gnm2.J7QH, whole genome shotgun sequence includes the following:
- the LOC107461062 gene encoding transcription termination factor MTERF4, chloroplastic: protein MLTRRKILNLFSTQFASHQFNAVSKLSRVPSHPYSEIHKTLNPFRVFLLCAWNSTQASKFPEYEMPSVTWGVIQGRKEKLVSRVIVFDFLRGLGIVPNELQDLELPSTVEVMRERVEFLQKLGLTIDDINDYPLMLGCSVRKNIIPVLGYLEKIGISRSKLGGFIKSYPQVLHASVIVELVPVVKFLRGLDVEREDIGYVLQKYPELLGFKLEGTMSTSVAYLVSIGVNPRDIGPMVTQYPYFLGMRVGTVIKPFIDYLVSLGLPKKILAKMLEKRSYLLGYDLEETIKPNVDCLISFGIGRECLPSVIAQYPQILGLPLKAKLSSQQYFFSLKLKIDPEGFARVVEKMPQVVSLHQNVIMKPVEFLLGRAIALHDVASMVVKCPQLVALRVELMKISFYFFKSEMGRPLKELVEFPEYFTYSLESRVKPRYQRLKSKGIRCSLNWMLNCSDQRFEERLQGNYIETESTGPTFLMGGKLNLPGNAILSDEEEESDDEVLYRRTVSL from the coding sequence ATgctcacaagaagaaaaatcctCAATTTATTCTCAACCCAATTCGCTTCTCACCAATTCAATGCAGTTTCGAAGTTATCACGAGTTCCTTCGCACCCTTATTCTGAAAtccacaaaaccctaaacccctttAGGGTTTTTCTTTTGTGCGCATGGAATTCGACGCAAGCATCGAAATTTCCCGAATACGAGATGCCATCGGTGACGTGGGGTGTGATTCAAGGTCGCAAGGAGAAGCTGGTATCGCGGGTCATCGTATTCGACTTCCTCAGGGGTTTGGGAATTGTCCCTAACGAGTTGCAGGACCTTGAGCTACCTTCGACAGTTGAAGTCATGAGGGAGCGCGTGGAGTTCCTCCAGAAACTAGGGCTAACAATTGATGACATCAACGATTACCCTTTGATGTTGGGATGCAGTGTGAGGAAGAACATAATTCCTGTTTTGGGGTACTTGGAAAAAATTGGGATTTCAAGATCCAAACTTGGGGGATTCATTAAGAGCTACCCGCAGGTATTGCATGCTAGTGTGATTGTTGAGCTTGTCCCTGTTGTGAAGTTCCTTAGGGGACTTGATGTGGAGAGGGAGGATATTGGGTATGTGTTGCAGAAGTACCCTGAACTTCTAGGGTTCAAGCTTGAGGGTACTATGAGTACATCAGTGGCTTATCTTGTTAGTATTGGGGTTAATCCTAGGGATATTGGTCCCATGGTGACTCAGTATCCTTATTTTTTGGGGATGAGAGTTGGGACTGTGATCAAGCCTTTTATTGATTACTTAGTCTCTTTGGGACTGCCAAAGAAGATTTTGGCTAAGATGTTGGAGAAGAGGAGCTATTTGCTTGGATATGATCTTGAAGAGACTATCAAGCCAAATGTGGATTGTTTGATTAGCTTTGGGATAGGGAGGGAGTGTTTGCCTTCGGTTATTGCACAGTATCCTCAGATTCTTGGATTGCCCCTCAAAGCCAAGTTGTCTTCGCAGCAGTACTTCTTCAGTTTAAAGCTTAAGATTGATCCTGAAGGTTTTGCGCGAGTCGTGGAGAAGATGCCGCAGGTGGTTAGCCTTCACCAAAACGTGATCATGAAGCCGGTCGAGTTCCTCCTCGGAAGGGCTATAGCACTGCATGATGTGGCTAGCATGGTGGTCAAGTGTCCGCAGTTAGTAGCACTGAGAGTGGAGCTCATGAAGATCAGTTTTTACTTCTTTAAGAGTGAGATGGGAAGACCACTGAAAGAGCTTGTAGAGTTCCCTGAATACTTTACTTACAGTCTGGAGTCTAGGGTCAAACCAAGATACCAAAGGCTAAAGAGCAAGGGGATAAGGTGTTCATTGAATTGGATGCTGAATTGTAGTGACCAGAGATTTGAAGAGAGGTTGCAGGGTAATTATATTGAGACTGAAAGTACAGGTCCGACATTTttaatgggtgggaaattgaaccTGCCAGGTAATGCAATTCTTTCAGATGAGGAAGAGGAGAGTGATGATGAAGTACTATACCGAAGAACTGTTTCTTTATAG
- the LOC107461066 gene encoding probable beta-1,4-xylosyltransferase IRX9H, translating into MAQFRRTLSPAYHDRQYPNGAGGVLSVSSTSHKFSSTNAKYTSPFPALATSAAALRKFLAGFFVRRYGRKGQWRKALYRCLLCFFVGFMLGMFPFGHHVVVDDVRPSDMSFEIKPPHANAQLLQENHVLKNRVGGKEGTEVVEAAVGGGSDSGRESGFIIDPVSLSVANHHSIAERFDFVPRKQLIVVTPTYNRALQAYFLNRLGQLLRLVPPPVLWVVVEMNAASMETAELLRKTGVMYRHLVCAKNSTDVKDRGVHQRNTALEHIERHKLDGIVYFADDDNVYSLELFDTLRDISRFGTWPVAMLAPSKNKAILEGPVCNASQVIGWHTNEKSKRLRRFHVDMSGFAFNSTILWDPKRWRRPTTNPIRQLDTVKEGFQETTFIEQLVEDENQMEGSPVGCSKVLNWHLHLDSHNVVYPKGWLLQKNLDAVVPVN; encoded by the exons ATGGCTCAATTCCGGCGAACTCTGTCGCCGGCGTATCATGATCGGCAGTACCCGAACGGCGCCGGCGGTGTCTTATCTGTTTCATCTACGTCTCACAAGTTCTCTTCCACAAACGCCAAGTACACATCTCCGTTTCCGGCGCTGGCGACTAGTGCGGCGGCGCTCCGGAAGTTTCTCGCCGGATTCTTTGTCCGGAGGTACGGCCGGAAAGGACAGTGGAGGAAGGCTCTGTACCGTTGCCTGCTATGCTTCTTCGTCGGTTTCATGCTCGGAATGTTTCCATTCGGCCACCACGTCGTCGTCGACGACGTTCGCCCTAGCGACATGTCGTTCGAGATCAAGCCACCTCACGCCAACGCGCAGTTGCTTCAGGAGAATCACGTTCTCAAGAACCGCGTCGGCGGAAAAGAAGGAACCGAAGTAGTTGAAGCCGCGGTCGGTGGCGGCAGCGATAGCGGCAGAGAGAGCGGTTTCATCATCGATCCGGTGAGCCTGAGCGTAGCGAACCATCACTCGATAGCGGAGCGCTTCGATTTCGTGCCGCGGAAGCAGCTGATTGTGGTAACACCGACCTATAACCGTGCTTTACAGGCGTATTTCTTGAATAGGCTGGGGCAGTTACTGCGGCTGGTGCCTCCGCCAGTGCTGTGGGTTGTGGTGGAGATGAATGCGGCGTCAATGGAGACGGCGGAGTTGCTGAGGAAAACGGGAGTGATGTATAGGCACTTGGTTTGCGCTAAGAACTCGACTGATGTGAAGGACAGAGGAGTTCATCAGAGGAACACGGCGTTGGAGCACATTGAGCGCCATAAGCTTGATGGAATCGTTTACTTTGCGGATGATGATAATGTGTATTCGCTTGAGTTGTTCGATACCTTGAGAGACATCAG TCGCTTTGGCACTTGGCCTGTTGCTATGCTAGCACCCAGCAAGAACAAGGCTATTTTGGAGGGCCCTGTATGCAATGCAAGCCAAGTGATTGGATGGCATACAAACGAGAAAAGTAAAAGACTTCGTAGGTTTCATGTTGATATGTCTGGATTTGCTTTTAATAGCACAATCCTGTGGGATCCAAAGCGATGGCGACGCCCTACTACAAATCCTATTCGACAATTGGATACGGTGAAAGAGGGTTTTCAA GAGACGACCTTTATAGAGCAATTGGTGGAAGATGAGAATCAAATGGAAGGTTCTCCTGTTGGTTGTTCCAAAGTATTGAATTGGCATCTCCATTTGGATTCTCATAACGTAGTTTATCCAAAGGGTTGGCTGCTTCAGAAAAACCTAGATGCTGTGGTCCCTGTCAACTAA
- the LOC107461007 gene encoding protein DETOXIFICATION 48-like, with protein sequence MNPLLDNDQVQHNLEKWPSPNEAFAEMKAIWKISGPTAITGLLMYSRSMISMLFLGYLGDAELAGGSLSIGFANITGYSVISGLAIGMEPLCGQAYGAKQLKILGLTLQRTVLLLLAATVPISVAWLNMENILLWCGQDHQISSTAQIFILFSIPDLFFLSLLHPLRIYLRAQSITLPITFCSAISVLLHVPLNFLLVVHFKMGVAGVAVAMVCFNFNLFVFLSSFVYFSGIYKDSWVSPSIDCFKGWSSLLALAVPSCVSVCLEWWWYEFMIMLCGLLVNPKATVASMGILIQTTSLVYVFPSSLSLGVSTRVGNELGANRPAKARICMIVSLFCAMGLGITAMIFTTLMRHQWGRFFTNDQEILNLTAIALPIVGLCELGNCPQTTGCGVLRGCARPTIGANINLSSFYLVGMPVAVVLGFVSKMGFVGLWFGLLAAQATCAGLMLFVLCKTDWNAEAQKAKELTNAASSSVNNSKTKGEGNKNINDHHHNHLEKIVIAVENDELGKITDQSSSLETDPLITLTTNNKQCKLINYC encoded by the exons ATGAACCCTCTTCTTGATAACGATCAAGTTCAACATAATCTTGAGAAATGGCCAAGTCCTAACGAG GCGTTTGCAGAAATGAAGGCCATATGGAAAATATCAGGCCCAACAGCCATAACGGGCTTGCTTATGTATTCAAGATCAATGATCTCGATGCTATTCCTCGGCTACCTCGGTGATGCCGAGTTAGCCGGGGGTTCCCTCTCCATTGGGTTCGCCAACATAACCGGCTACTCTGTCATCTCCGGTTTAGCCATCGGAATGGAACCGCTTTGTGGACAAGCTTACGGCGCCAAACAGTTGAAGATTCTGGGACTCACCCTTCAAAGAACCGTCCTCCTCTTACTGGCGGCCACCGTGCCCATCAGCGTGGCATGGCTCAACATGGAGAACATACTCTTATGGTGTGGACAAGACCACCAAATCTCGTCCACAGCTCAAATTTTCATCCTCTTTTCTATCCCTGATTTGTTCTTTCTTTCCCTCCTTCACCCTCTAAGAATCTATCTCAGAGCACAGAGCATTACGCTTCCGATAACGTTTTGCTCCGCCATCTCCGTTCTCCTCCACGTTCCGCTGAACTTCCTCCTTGTTGTCCATTTTAAGATGGGTGTTGCCGGGGTGGCCGTTGCAATGGTGTGCTTCAACTTCAATCTCTTCGTCTTCCTCTCCTCGTTCGTCTACTTCTCCGGCATCTATAAAGATTCCTGGGTTTCTCCGAGCATTGACTGCTTCAAAGGATGGTCATCGCTTCTTGCATTGGCTGTGCCGTCCTGCGTCTCCGTTTGCCTAGAGTGGTGGTG GTACGAATTTATGATAATGCTTTGTGGACTGTTGGTGAATCCAAAAGCAACCGTTGCATCAATGGGAATCTTAATCCAAACAACATCTTTGGTCTACGTGTTCCCATCGTCTCTTAGCCTTGGCGTCTCCACCAGGGTGGGAAATGAGTTGGGAGCCAATAGGCCCGCCAAGGCCCGCATTTGCATGATAGTTTCACTTTTTTGTGCAATGGGCTTGGGCATCACGGCGATGATCTTCACCACCTTGATGAGGCACCAATGGGGAAGGTTCTTCACCAATGACcaagaaattctaaaccttacGGCCATAGCATTGCCAATTGTCGGGCTTTGCGAGCTCGGCAACTGTCCACAAACTACAGGTTGCGGGGTTCTGCGGGGCTGTGCAAGGCCCACCATTGGAGCTAACATAAATTTGAGTTCGTTTTATTTGGTGGGTATGCCGGTCGCGGTAGTACTTGGATTTGTGAGTAAGATGGGATTTGTTGGGCTTTGGTTTGGGTTGCTTGCGGCCCAAGCAACATGTGCGGGCCTCATGTTGTTTGTTCTATGCAAGACTGATTGGAATGCTGAAGCACAAAAAGCAAAGGAACTAACCaatgctgcttcttcttctgttaATAATTCCAAAACGAAAGGAGAGGGTAACAAGAACATCAatgatcatcatcataatcatctCGAGAAGATTGTGATCGCCGTAGAGAATGATGAACTTGGCAAGATCACAGATCAATCATCATCACTTGAAACCGACCCACTGATCACACTTACTACCAATAATAAACAgtgtaaattaattaattattgttga